In Apilactobacillus bombintestini, one genomic interval encodes:
- a CDS encoding glycosyltransferase, translated as MPKISVIMPVYNEDIDDLDESIDSILKQTYKDFEYIIIDDNPENNQIKEFLNKKAKEDNRIRIIFNDKNLKLSKTENKAIELAKGSFIARMDADDIARKDRLESQLSFVMENNLDFTYSNFSIINNDGDLTRKYTYSKNDRVSQKIIKMLMSHRNVAIGPVFFFKKEVFNKLRGYRIMNSEDYDFVSRALIYGFKVGYQGKPLILKRLRMDSISFDTLYDQYILIQTIGNFLRKNNYEKIIPIELLNEKLNNISEHEKNKFNKFANARYTFNDHKTLKNFVKIIISIIFSITVLRYCVWSIFNKVID; from the coding sequence ATGCCCAAAATATCCGTTATTATGCCAGTATATAATGAAGATATCGATGATTTAGATGAAAGTATTGATTCTATTTTAAAACAGACATATAAGGATTTTGAATATATAATTATTGATGATAATCCCGAAAATAATCAAATTAAGGAATTCTTAAATAAAAAAGCTAAAGAAGACAATAGAATTAGAATTATTTTTAACGATAAAAACTTAAAGTTATCAAAAACAGAAAATAAAGCTATAGAGTTGGCAAAAGGATCATTTATAGCAAGAATGGATGCAGATGATATAGCAAGGAAAGATAGACTGGAAAGTCAATTATCTTTTGTTATGGAAAATAACCTTGACTTTACTTATTCTAATTTTTCAATCATAAATAATGATGGAGATTTAACTAGAAAATATACTTATAGTAAGAATGATAGAGTTAGCCAAAAAATTATTAAAATGCTCATGTCACACAGAAATGTTGCTATAGGACCTGTCTTCTTTTTCAAGAAAGAAGTTTTTAATAAGTTACGTGGATATAGAATTATGAATAGTGAAGACTATGATTTTGTATCTAGGGCACTTATATATGGATTTAAAGTTGGATATCAAGGGAAGCCATTAATATTAAAGCGTTTGAGAATGGATAGTATAAGTTTCGATACTCTATATGATCAATATATATTGATTCAAACCATTGGTAATTTTTTGAGAAAAAATAATTATGAGAAAATTATTCCAATTGAATTGTTGAATGAAAAATTAAACAATATCAGTGAACATGAGAAAAATAAATTTAATAAATTTGCTAATGCCAGATATACTTTCAATGATCATAAAACATTAAAAAATTTTGTAAAAATTATTATATCAATTATTTTTTCTATAACAGTACTTCGTTATTGTGTATGGTCAATTTTTAATAAAGTTATTGACTAG
- a CDS encoding glycosyltransferase, with amino-acid sequence MNKKILFIGMTTNHGGLETFMMNIFRKLNGDGYEFEFVKEFSEEKIAYEKEILKNDGVVRTVPVRDYDGEIIKKFFMMKKLTHDFFKQHHDYDAVHINGLSTNRVMFWVNEAQKYGLKVIVHSHMDRDVFETINGRLFTTFLKKSIYKTFAKINKLKLEKNNNIIKFAASKNAGIHFFGNSDFSVINNGINVDKFEFSYKKKKNAMSDLNISESCKIIMTVAKIDYQKNYPKIINVFNQIKALNSRVKLVIVGNGDEYPNILRLVKKYGLENDVIFLGIRNDVDVLLSAADLILMPSIVEAFPFALVESQAAGVPGLVSEGVVPLDENITGELTYYSLDEDDVSWAKVALNILDSDINEEKKLKMYKDVHDSKYNLNNSIREIKKIYDR; translated from the coding sequence ATGAATAAAAAAATATTATTTATAGGAATGACAACTAACCATGGTGGCCTTGAAACTTTCATGATGAATATTTTCAGAAAATTAAATGGAGATGGATATGAATTTGAATTTGTGAAAGAATTTTCCGAAGAGAAAATAGCATATGAAAAAGAAATATTAAAAAATGATGGTGTTGTAAGAACGGTTCCTGTTCGAGATTATGATGGAGAAATTATCAAAAAGTTTTTTATGATGAAAAAATTAACACATGATTTTTTTAAGCAACATCATGATTATGATGCAGTTCATATAAATGGATTGTCTACCAATAGAGTCATGTTTTGGGTAAACGAAGCACAAAAATATGGATTAAAAGTGATAGTTCATTCACATATGGATAGAGATGTTTTTGAAACAATTAATGGACGCTTGTTTACTACTTTTTTAAAGAAAAGTATCTATAAAACATTTGCTAAAATTAATAAATTAAAGTTAGAAAAAAATAATAATATAATAAAATTTGCAGCAAGTAAAAATGCGGGTATACATTTTTTTGGAAATAGTGATTTTAGTGTAATTAATAATGGGATTAATGTGGATAAATTTGAATTTTCATATAAAAAAAAGAAAAATGCAATGAGCGATTTAAATATTTCAGAATCGTGTAAGATAATTATGACAGTTGCTAAAATTGATTATCAAAAGAATTATCCTAAAATAATCAATGTATTTAATCAAATTAAGGCATTAAATTCTAGAGTTAAACTAGTTATTGTTGGAAATGGTGATGAATATCCAAACATTTTAAGATTAGTAAAAAAATACGGATTAGAAAATGATGTTATTTTTCTTGGTATAAGAAATGATGTAGATGTTTTACTAAGCGCAGCAGATTTAATATTAATGCCTTCAATAGTGGAAGCTTTTCCATTTGCTCTAGTAGAATCCCAAGCAGCCGGTGTTCCTGGACTTGTTTCAGAAGGAGTTGTTCCATTGGATGAAAACATAACTGGAGAATTAACTTATTATTCTTTAGATGAAGATGATGTAAGTTGGGCAAAGGTTGCATTGAATATATTGGATAGTGATATCAATGAAGAAAAGAAGTTAAAGATGTATAAAGATGTTCATGATTCTAAATATAATTTAAATAATTCTATAAGAGAAATAAAAAAAATATATGATAGATAG
- a CDS encoding polysaccharide biosynthesis C-terminal domain-containing protein has translation MRIIKNFLYNASYQIFLLLVPLLTTPYLARTLGPEGVGINSYTNSIIQYFVLFGCVGTNLYANRKIAFVRDNKEKLSQTFWEILFLRLIMLIVSFGLFFIFLLNYADSDYYGYYLAQSVTIIATMLDVSWFFMGIEKFSVTVIRNFVVKIFTLVCIFIFVKSFSDLFLYILIISLSILFGNLTMFSNLKQYVKKPVWKKINILKHFRPSIMLFVPEVATQVYLVLNKTMLGSVVSVQSSGFYDQSDKIVKIVLAIVTATGTVMLPHVANAFANGEEHKTREYLYDSFAIVTAISMPMFMGIVAISSKLVPLFFSSKFGLVAPLLSVESTVILLIAWSNAIGTQYLLPTRQANQYTTSVVLGAVVNIMMNIPLIFWLGTIGAIIATVISEFAVTAYQLFAIRKQILMYKLFKDTYKYFVAGLIMFFVVFILNGLLPFTWTALIIEIFMGVDIYLLLIFIFKANVFKVINKMRKEY, from the coding sequence TTGAGAATAATTAAAAATTTCCTATACAATGCATCTTACCAAATATTTTTATTGTTAGTGCCCTTATTAACTACACCCTATTTGGCAAGGACTTTAGGACCAGAGGGAGTTGGGATTAATTCGTATACAAATTCTATTATCCAATATTTTGTTCTTTTTGGATGTGTAGGAACTAATTTATATGCTAATAGAAAAATAGCATTCGTTAGGGATAATAAAGAAAAATTATCACAAACTTTTTGGGAAATATTATTTCTTAGACTGATTATGTTGATAGTCTCATTTGGATTGTTCTTTATATTTCTTCTTAATTACGCGGATTCTGATTACTATGGATATTATTTAGCACAGTCTGTTACTATTATAGCAACAATGTTGGATGTCTCTTGGTTCTTTATGGGAATAGAAAAATTTAGTGTTACTGTTATTAGAAACTTTGTTGTCAAAATTTTTACACTAGTATGCATATTTATATTTGTTAAATCATTTTCTGATTTATTTTTATATATTTTAATTATTTCATTATCTATTTTATTTGGTAATTTAACTATGTTTTCAAATTTAAAACAATATGTAAAAAAGCCAGTTTGGAAGAAAATTAACATTTTGAAGCATTTTAGGCCTTCGATTATGTTATTCGTACCGGAAGTCGCAACTCAAGTTTATTTAGTTTTAAATAAAACTATGCTTGGTTCTGTAGTTTCCGTACAATCAAGTGGATTTTATGATCAATCAGATAAAATAGTAAAAATTGTTTTAGCAATTGTAACTGCTACTGGAACCGTAATGCTTCCACATGTTGCTAATGCTTTTGCTAATGGTGAAGAACATAAGACTAGAGAATATTTGTATGATAGCTTCGCTATAGTGACTGCCATTTCGATGCCGATGTTTATGGGGATAGTTGCAATATCATCTAAATTGGTTCCTTTATTTTTCTCCAGTAAATTTGGATTGGTAGCTCCGTTGCTATCTGTCGAATCAACGGTAATATTGCTAATAGCTTGGAGTAACGCTATAGGAACTCAATATTTATTGCCAACTAGACAAGCTAACCAATATACTACTTCAGTAGTATTAGGTGCTGTGGTAAATATTATGATGAATATTCCTTTGATTTTTTGGCTTGGCACAATTGGTGCTATCATTGCTACTGTTATTTCTGAATTTGCAGTAACTGCATATCAATTATTTGCAATAAGAAAGCAAATTTTGATGTATAAATTATTTAAAGATACTTATAAATATTTCGTTGCTGGATTAATAATGTTTTTTGTTGTGTTTATATTAAATGGATTATTACCATTTACATGGACAGCATTAATTATAGAAATATTTATGGGTGTTGACATTTATCTATTGTTAATATTTATATTTAAAGCAAATGTGTTTAAAGTTATTAACAAAATGAGAAAAGAATATTAG
- a CDS encoding LCP family protein — MLNNDDQNLSRVARNNRKNPKKHMKTWKKVVLWIIAILIVILGGTAFAAYHNAKNVANEVYQSSGAKSERDASQILKDNKPVSILFMGTDTDFQGRSYKGRSDSMMILTLNPKTNTTTMVSIPRDMKVNLPDFPQYSPSKINAAYTYGGPKEAINSLQNHFKFPIDYYITLSLGGLKKAIDQVGGVDVVSPLTFDSNGEHYQKGQLEHMDGTKAMWFSQMRYDDPAGDYGRQARQRLVLTALMKKAISYKTVLNTGFLNSISHNLKTNLTMSDMTQLALHYRNANQNIKNDYAHGTGQMLDGVSFQDVSGAEQQRISDVLNNSLK, encoded by the coding sequence ATTTTGAATAACGATGATCAAAACTTAAGTCGTGTAGCTAGAAACAACCGCAAGAATCCAAAAAAACATATGAAAACTTGGAAAAAAGTAGTTTTATGGATTATTGCTATTTTAATTGTTATTTTAGGTGGTACCGCATTTGCTGCATACCACAATGCTAAAAATGTAGCTAATGAAGTATATCAATCTTCAGGTGCAAAATCCGAACGTGATGCTTCTCAAATATTAAAAGATAACAAACCAGTATCTATTTTATTTATGGGTACCGATACAGATTTTCAAGGTAGATCATATAAGGGTAGAAGTGATAGTATGATGATTCTTACTTTGAATCCTAAGACTAACACTACTACTATGGTAAGTATTCCTCGTGATATGAAAGTAAACTTACCTGACTTTCCACAATACTCACCATCTAAAATTAATGCTGCTTATACTTATGGTGGACCTAAAGAAGCTATTAACTCTTTGCAAAATCACTTTAAGTTCCCTATTGATTATTACATTACTTTAAGCCTCGGTGGCTTGAAAAAAGCTATTGATCAAGTAGGAGGGGTAGATGTAGTATCTCCATTAACTTTTGATAGTAATGGAGAACATTATCAAAAAGGTCAACTAGAACATATGGATGGAACTAAAGCAATGTGGTTCTCACAAATGAGATATGATGATCCAGCTGGAGATTATGGTCGTCAAGCTAGACAACGTTTAGTATTAACCGCTTTAATGAAGAAAGCTATTTCATATAAGACAGTATTGAATACTGGATTTTTAAATTCTATTTCTCATAACTTAAAAACTAATTTGACTATGAGTGATATGACTCAACTAGCTTTGCATTATCGTAATGCAAACCAAAATATTAAGAATGATTATGCTCATGGTACTGGTCAAATGCTAGACGGTGTGTCATTCCAAGATGTATCTGGTGCTGAACAACAAAGAATTTCTGATGTATTAAACAATAGTTTAAAGTAA
- a CDS encoding sugar transferase produces MPLTLERMDDNSVNNDRFYLFVKRVFDIIISLFGLIITLPVTIPVIIAIKLEDGGPIFYTQTRVGKDGDHFAIFKFRSMITNADAKKKELQELNEIDGAMFKMSEDPRVTKVGKFIRKHSIDELPQLINVLIGDMALVGPRPPLTEEVAKYTNHDLKRLMVKPGCTGLWQVSGRNSLSFAEMVDLDLNYIEHASFLLDCKICIKTVWIMICPNDAY; encoded by the coding sequence ATGCCATTAACTTTGGAAAGAATGGATGATAATTCCGTGAATAATGACAGGTTTTATTTATTTGTTAAGCGAGTATTTGACATAATAATTAGCTTATTTGGTTTAATTATTACACTACCAGTTACTATACCAGTAATAATTGCCATTAAGTTAGAAGATGGTGGACCTATTTTTTACACGCAAACCCGTGTTGGAAAAGATGGAGACCACTTCGCTATCTTTAAATTTAGATCAATGATTACTAATGCAGATGCTAAAAAGAAAGAATTACAAGAGTTAAATGAAATTGATGGTGCTATGTTTAAAATGTCTGAAGATCCACGAGTAACTAAAGTGGGTAAATTTATTAGAAAACATAGTATTGATGAATTGCCACAACTTATTAATGTTTTAATAGGGGACATGGCTTTAGTAGGACCTCGTCCACCATTGACAGAAGAAGTTGCCAAGTACACAAATCACGATTTAAAAAGATTAATGGTTAAACCGGGATGTACTGGATTATGGCAAGTAAGTGGAAGAAATTCTTTAAGTTTTGCCGAAATGGTAGATCTAGATTTAAATTATATAGAACATGCAAGTTTCCTATTAGATTGTAAAATTTGCATAAAGACCGTTTGGATTATGATATGTCCTAATGATGCTTATTGA
- the glf gene encoding UDP-galactopyranose mutase translates to MFTLNYLVVGSGLFGATFAYEAAKRGNHVTVIEKRNHIAGNIYTKEIDGINVHMYGAHIFHTSMKNIWDYVNQFAEFNNYINSPVANYNGEMYNLPFNMNTFNKLWGVKTPAEAQQKIEEQKNELDFPEKPNNLEEQALSLAGTDIYEKLIKGYTEKQWGRSAKDLPSFIIRRLPFRFTYNNNYFNDRYQGIPIGGYTQIIEKMLSSDLVDVKLNTDFFAKKDEYLNAGYDKIIFTGMIDQFFNYQLGELEYRSLRFKTEEKDVDNYQGNAVVNYTDAETPYTRVIEHKHFEFGKGDKGKTIITHEYPQNWNRDKEPYYPVNNQKNKELYKQYVDLAKKEAGNVVFGGRLGQYRYYNMDQTIMAALQLVKQEFGE, encoded by the coding sequence ATGTTCACATTGAATTATCTAGTAGTTGGATCAGGACTGTTTGGAGCCACCTTCGCTTACGAAGCAGCCAAAAGGGGTAACCATGTTACAGTAATTGAAAAAAGAAATCATATTGCTGGTAACATTTATACCAAAGAAATTGATGGAATTAATGTACACATGTACGGTGCTCATATTTTTCATACTAGTATGAAAAACATTTGGGACTATGTTAATCAATTTGCTGAATTTAACAATTATATTAACAGCCCAGTTGCTAACTATAATGGTGAAATGTATAACTTGCCATTTAATATGAATACTTTTAATAAGCTATGGGGTGTCAAAACTCCTGCAGAAGCACAACAAAAAATTGAAGAACAAAAGAATGAATTAGATTTTCCAGAAAAGCCTAATAATCTCGAAGAACAAGCTTTGTCACTAGCTGGTACTGATATCTATGAAAAATTAATTAAGGGATACACTGAAAAGCAATGGGGTCGTTCAGCTAAGGACCTTCCATCATTTATTATTCGTAGACTACCATTTAGATTTACTTACAATAACAACTACTTCAATGACCGATATCAAGGTATTCCCATTGGTGGATACACTCAGATTATTGAAAAAATGTTATCAAGTGACTTAGTTGACGTTAAATTGAATACAGATTTCTTTGCTAAGAAAGATGAATATTTAAATGCTGGTTACGACAAGATTATTTTTACTGGTATGATTGATCAATTTTTTAATTATCAATTAGGTGAACTAGAATATCGTAGTTTGCGTTTTAAAACTGAAGAAAAAGATGTTGACAACTACCAAGGAAATGCGGTAGTTAACTATACTGATGCTGAAACTCCATATACTAGAGTGATTGAACATAAGCATTTTGAATTTGGTAAAGGGGATAAAGGTAAAACTATTATCACTCATGAATACCCACAAAACTGGAATCGTGATAAGGAACCTTACTATCCAGTTAACAATCAAAAAAACAAAGAATTATATAAGCAATATGTTGATTTAGCTAAAAAAGAAGCTGGCAATGTTGTATTTGGAGGTCGTTTAGGACAATACCGTTATTACAACATGGATCAAACAATTATGGCAGCGTTGCAATTAGTAAAGCAAGAATTTGGTGAATAA
- a CDS encoding DUF4422 domain-containing protein has protein sequence MDTKVYIVSHKKVNLPKMNGYQPIQVGMNKEDFPGYIRDNTKENISSKNANYCELTAQYWIWKNTNSDVKGLVHYRRFLENNFLNLTQNSKFKHIVTDEEIENYLNEYDLLLPKKRNYFIETLYSHYIHSHKKEGLDVTREVIANSFPEYLNSYDAVLNRKTAHMFNMIIAKKDVFDEYSAWLFDVLGQVESKLDISDWNQSEARVYGYISELLLDVWLDQHNDLKYKELPVGFIGNQHWFKKIFNFIYRKLKK, from the coding sequence ATGGATACGAAGGTTTATATTGTAAGTCATAAAAAAGTTAATTTGCCTAAAATGAATGGTTATCAACCTATTCAGGTGGGAATGAACAAGGAAGATTTTCCTGGATATATTAGGGATAATACTAAAGAAAATATCTCTAGTAAAAATGCTAATTATTGTGAATTAACTGCCCAATATTGGATTTGGAAGAACACTAATAGTGATGTAAAAGGGTTAGTACACTATAGAAGATTTTTGGAAAATAATTTTTTGAATTTAACGCAAAACAGCAAATTTAAACATATCGTCACCGATGAGGAAATAGAAAATTATTTGAATGAATACGATTTACTTCTTCCAAAAAAGCGTAATTATTTTATTGAAACACTTTATTCTCACTATATTCATTCTCATAAAAAAGAAGGATTAGATGTTACTAGAGAAGTAATTGCTAATTCATTTCCTGAATATTTAAATTCATATGATGCAGTTTTAAATAGGAAAACCGCTCATATGTTTAATATGATTATTGCCAAGAAGGATGTTTTTGATGAATATTCTGCTTGGCTATTTGATGTACTGGGACAAGTAGAAAGTAAGTTGGATATATCTGACTGGAATCAAAGCGAAGCTAGGGTTTACGGATACATCAGTGAATTACTTTTAGATGTATGGTTAGATCAACATAACGATTTAAAATATAAGGAACTACCAGTAGGGTTTATAGGTAATCAACACTGGTTTAAAAAGATTTTCAATTTTATATACAGAAAATTAAAAAAGTGA
- a CDS encoding O-antigen ligase family protein has protein sequence MKDHLNTAIKEKMMFFLIFVCSTILILQTDTVYIDHYQFLIKIFKFLFLLISLLSILLFIPKIKNDKKIRNFIIIFSLLVVIFLSINSYIYKFKVNSFLTFLFMPLIYILYFYFSELENNNHIFMKTIEKIIVFIACISMIFWILSNIGIPFNSSLSSEWGALPNQVRELPGYFYVHFVTQQSNLSSIHLIRNSSFFSEAPIYSYVLSIGLLIKLFVLECKKNDWEMYILLITILSTMSITGIIVAMLSLSYYYFVIYNINLLSTLKKRKGVYAFATIIILLFLVLYEKFIKSDHSPLSSPSIRADDFKAGFMTFIHHPLVGSGLDNTNAIVQNMNKDRYGFNIGISTGFIEALAYGGIYLISFYIVPTLMSFKCSKKTFGLGVFTFILFILTTVYSLYIYLVLLSYLFATYLKKENVHIELSSSWIRTVWSHLRLRSSQKG, from the coding sequence ATGAAAGATCACCTAAATACAGCTATTAAAGAAAAAATGATGTTTTTTTTAATCTTTGTTTGTTCTACTATTTTAATTTTACAAACAGATACTGTATACATTGATCATTATCAGTTCCTTATTAAAATATTTAAGTTTTTATTTTTATTAATATCGCTTTTATCAATACTTCTATTTATACCAAAAATAAAGAATGATAAAAAAATAAGAAATTTCATTATTATTTTTTCGTTACTAGTTGTTATATTTTTATCGATAAATTCATATATATATAAATTTAAAGTTAATAGTTTTTTGACATTCTTGTTTATGCCGTTAATTTATATATTGTATTTTTATTTCTCTGAATTGGAAAACAATAATCATATTTTCATGAAAACTATTGAAAAAATTATAGTATTTATTGCGTGTATCTCAATGATTTTTTGGATTTTATCGAATATAGGTATACCCTTTAATTCAAGTTTATCATCAGAATGGGGGGCCTTACCAAATCAAGTAAGAGAATTACCAGGATATTTTTACGTTCATTTTGTGACGCAACAATCTAATTTAAGTAGCATACATCTTATTAGAAATAGTAGTTTTTTCTCTGAAGCTCCTATTTATTCATATGTTTTATCAATAGGTCTTCTTATAAAACTGTTTGTTCTAGAGTGTAAGAAAAATGATTGGGAAATGTATATTTTATTGATAACTATATTATCTACTATGTCGATTACTGGGATTATTGTTGCTATGCTATCGTTAAGTTACTATTACTTTGTTATTTATAATATTAACTTATTATCAACCTTAAAAAAACGTAAGGGAGTTTATGCTTTTGCAACAATTATTATATTATTATTTTTAGTTTTGTATGAAAAATTTATTAAATCAGATCATTCACCACTATCATCACCTAGTATAAGAGCTGATGACTTTAAAGCTGGTTTTATGACTTTTATCCACCATCCTCTTGTAGGGAGTGGATTAGATAATACAAACGCTATTGTTCAGAATATGAATAAAGATAGATATGGTTTTAATATTGGTATTTCCACGGGATTCATAGAAGCATTAGCATATGGGGGGATTTATTTAATATCTTTTTACATTGTTCCAACTCTCATGTCATTTAAATGTTCCAAAAAAACCTTTGGATTAGGTGTTTTCACATTTATATTGTTTATATTAACTACTGTTTATTCATTATATATTTATCTAGTATTATTATCTTATTTGTTTGCCACTTATTTAAAAAAGGAGAATGTTCACATTGAATTATCTAGTAGTTGGATCAGGACTGTTTGGAGCCACCTTCGCTTACGAAGCAGCCAAAAGGGGTAA
- the glf gene encoding UDP-galactopyranose mutase produces the protein MFTLNYLVVGSGLFGATFAYEAAKRGNHITVIEKRNHIAGNIYTKEIDGINVHMYGAHIFHTSMKNIWDYVNQFAEFNNYINSPVANYNGEMYNLPFNMNTFNKLWGVKTPAEAQQKIEEQKNELDLPEKPNNLEEQALSLAGTDIYEKLIKGYTEKQWGRSAKDLPSFIIRRLPFRFTYNNNYFNDRYQGIPIGGYTQIIEKMLSSDLVDVKLNTDFFAKKDEYLNAGYDKIIFTGMIDQFFNYQLGELEYRSLRFKTEEKDVDNYQGNAVVNYTDAETPYTRVIEHKHFEFGKGDKGKTIITHEYPQNWNRDKEPYYPVNNQKNKELYKQYVDLAKKEAGNVVFGGRLGQYRYYNMDQTIMAALQLVKQEFGE, from the coding sequence ATGTTCACATTGAATTATCTAGTAGTTGGATCAGGACTGTTTGGAGCCACTTTCGCTTACGAAGCAGCCAAAAGGGGTAATCATATTACTGTGATTGAAAAAAGAAATCATATTGCTGGTAACATTTATACCAAAGAAATTGATGGAATTAATGTACACATGTACGGTGCTCATATTTTTCATACTAGTATGAAAAACATTTGGGACTATGTTAATCAATTTGCTGAATTTAACAATTATATTAACAGCCCAGTTGCTAACTATAATGGTGAAATGTATAACTTGCCATTTAATATGAATACTTTTAATAAGCTATGGGGTGTCAAAACTCCTGCAGAAGCACAACAAAAAATTGAAGAACAAAAGAATGAATTAGATCTTCCAGAAAAGCCTAATAATCTCGAAGAACAAGCTTTGTCACTAGCTGGTACTGATATCTATGAAAAATTAATTAAGGGATACACTGAAAAGCAATGGGGTCGTTCAGCTAAGGACCTTCCATCATTTATTATTCGTAGACTACCATTTAGATTTACTTACAATAACAACTACTTCAATGACCGATATCAAGGTATTCCCATTGGTGGATACACTCAGATTATTGAAAAAATGTTATCAAGTGACTTAGTTGACGTTAAATTGAATACAGATTTCTTTGCTAAGAAAGATGAATATTTAAATGCTGGTTACGACAAGATTATTTTTACTGGTATGATTGATCAATTTTTTAATTATCAATTAGGTGAACTAGAATATCGTAGTTTGCGTTTTAAAACTGAAGAAAAAGATGTTGACAACTACCAAGGAAATGCGGTAGTTAACTATACTGATGCTGAAACTCCATATACTAGAGTGATTGAACATAAGCATTTTGAATTTGGTAAAGGGGATAAAGGTAAAACTATTATCACTCATGAATACCCACAAAACTGGAATCGTGATAAGGAACCTTACTATCCAGTTAACAATCAAAAAAACAAAGAATTATATAAGCAATATGTTGATTTAGCTAAAAAAGAAGCTGGCAATGTTGTATTTGGAGGTCGTTTAGGACAATACCGTTATTACAACATGGATCAAACAATTATGGCAGCGTTGCAATTAGTAAAACAAGAATTTGGTGAATAA
- a CDS encoding glycosyltransferase family 2 protein, with protein sequence MKISAVVVTYNRINCLKKCLQCLEKQTYPLSNIIIVNNNSDDGTTEYLSTLTNDLYKIKNLSENVGGAGGFSIGTKYAFEHTDSDYFWVMDDDTYPTSSSLEELVASVKEKDGHFGFLSSNVQYSNGGGANCPEASKDWNKCIDQSLIKVDIASFVSLLYSRDTVRKVGLPVAEMFIWGDDFEYTSRINNKLGTESFFVIKSLVHHDSNNMKVTIYDCPLNMLSRYKLMYRNNIYAMKHNFPKYNFVRKMLSDTLLLFLVLCKADNNKCKRFMTVLKGILSGIFFNPKIKFPNLNNNYKDNN encoded by the coding sequence ATGAAAATAAGTGCAGTTGTTGTTACCTATAATAGAATAAATTGCTTAAAAAAGTGTTTACAATGTTTGGAAAAACAAACATATCCCTTATCAAACATTATTATTGTAAATAATAATAGTGATGATGGGACAACTGAATATCTTAGTACTTTAACAAATGATTTGTATAAGATTAAGAATTTATCAGAGAATGTTGGAGGAGCTGGTGGATTTAGCATAGGAACCAAGTATGCATTTGAACATACTGACTCGGATTATTTTTGGGTTATGGACGATGATACATATCCTACCAGCTCTTCTTTAGAAGAATTGGTAGCATCTGTTAAAGAAAAAGATGGACATTTTGGATTTTTATCAAGTAATGTACAGTATAGTAATGGCGGTGGTGCAAACTGTCCAGAAGCTTCAAAAGATTGGAATAAATGTATTGATCAATCTTTGATTAAAGTGGATATTGCTTCTTTTGTATCACTCTTATACTCTAGAGATACCGTAAGGAAAGTAGGACTTCCTGTAGCAGAGATGTTTATTTGGGGAGACGACTTTGAATATACTAGCAGGATAAATAATAAACTGGGAACCGAATCATTTTTCGTTATCAAGAGCTTGGTTCATCATGATAGCAATAATATGAAAGTTACCATCTATGATTGTCCTTTAAATATGCTATCAAGATATAAATTAATGTATAGAAATAATATTTATGCGATGAAACATAATTTTCCAAAATATAATTTTGTTCGTAAAATGTTATCTGATACATTGTTATTATTTTTAGTATTATGTAAGGCTGATAATAATAAATGTAAAAGATTTATGACAGTTCTTAAGGGAATTTTAAGTGGGATTTTCTTTAATCCAAAGATAAAATTTCCAAATTTAAATAATAACTATAAAGACAACAATTAA